The Leptospiraceae bacterium DNA segment CAAATCCTTATCATAGGTAAATGAATACGTTCTAGTTAAATTATTTCTCGCAGTAATAACGATACTATTCACAATAGAATTGTCAGGAAATACCGAATTATACGAATATTTTGTAATAGAATTACCTACAGAAATAAATTTTACAACTACCTTCCTGTCCGCATACTCAAATGTAATCGTATCGGTAGAATATGACACCGTATACCCGTTTCCATATACATCCGCCACCCTAGTCAATGCCCAAACTGCGGTTACTCCATGTATACCTTTACGACTAGTAAAAGTATACCTAGTCCCAGACTTATCGTATCCATACCATTCGCTTGTTGTATTTGTTAAATCACCGGGAGGTACGAACTTCATAAAAGTTTCTTTGCGAGAATAATAATTTCCATCTCCAGCTTTTACTAAAGCCCCACCTAATGTAGAAGTAAACTGGTCATTAATTGTATAATCAATTCCATAAGTGGCATCTCTTGTTATCCACTCGACTCCAGAAAGGTTCCAGCCTACACCCATATTTCCGTAACCACCTGCCGAATTATACTGAAGACTTAGATTCGGATTCATTCCCTTTGTTCCTTCCGGAATTTCAATCTGGTAAGAAATATTCGATTTCCCATTCAAATCAACCGACACAGAAGGCATTGGTTGGAGATTATTTTCAGTTCCATTGAAAAGGGATGCAGGAGAAAGGTTAAATAAAAGAAGAGAACTCAAGAACAACGCAAGGATAGAGATCAAATATGCGATGTATTTTTTTAAGAAATTTTTTACACTCGGTAAACTGACAATTTGATACTTTGGGATGCTACGAATAAACTTTTTCATTTAATGACCTCTTTTTAACTTAATAAATACTAGAGTCCCCCCCCCCCCGTACAATCAAAAACTATAGTATTTAATGAACACTAAAAAAAGAGTGATTAAAAATCGCAAGTTTTTATCAGTATGAATTGCTAATAGAATATGCTTTATTTCTAGAGCAGGTTTGCCTTAGTGAAAATCCTCTAGTTTTTTAAAAAAAAATTTAGTATTTGGAAATTAACCCTCAATACAAAGAAGATGACCGCACTTCTTTTTAGTTGCGGATACACTGAGCATCACTCCCAAGAAAATTGGAAGCTGTGCAGATTAATAAAACCTACTCTGGGACGAAGTAGTTTGGGGATTGTGTAAAAGCATAGATTTCTGAGCGCAGAATGCCAAGAAACCGCATTTCTCTGTGACTCTGTGCCTCCGTGGCAATGCTTTTACACAGTCCCATTAACCTCAAAAGACCTTTTACCTAGGACTGCTCTTCGTCTGATCTAGAACGACTCTTCGAGCCAAATTTGGCTTTAAGAGTCGTTTAACTTTGCGACTAAACATATGGTTGGAATAACCGCAACCACCAAACGGTGTCAGGCTGTCAAGTTCAGGGTTGGTTGCGAAGTTTACTAAATTCTATGTCCGTCTCAGTATGAGTTTACTCGGAAGGGGAAGAAAAATCTATTCTCTGTAATATACACTAAATACGGCAATTTTTGATTTGCCGGATCGATCCAAAATATTTTCCGACCAAAGAATTTTTCCAGATTCGTCCTTTTTAGTTAATATTCCTTCTTGGAAAAAAAATAAGTCTTTTGATTTCAATGTATCATTTTCTTCTAATGGTAAAAAACTCGATAGGTCTTTATTAAACTTATAATTTGTATTTCCTGTTTTTAAATACAATGAATCTTTTTCTACATACATAATAGATTTTTTTAAATCTAACTTAGGACTTCTATAAAATTTGCCATTAGCTTCAAATCGATAGACTCTATCGTCTCTTTGGATATAACAATTAGAAGTATTTCCCAAAAAAACAATTTTACCTTTATTTTCTCCAATTAATGTAAATGAATCTGTTTCTTGTTTTAGTTCTGAATTTAATATCTTCCAGGTCATTCCATCCGTAGTATCTCTGAATAAAAATATCTTTCCAGTTTTGGTTACTGTCCATTTATCGCCGGACTCCAATTTTAACTTATTTTGTAATTCCCCTTCAATAGAATAAGAATATAATATTTCTTGCCCACTACGAATCCCAGAAACAAAAATAAATTCCCCTAATTCAATTTTTCCGATTAAGTCTGAATCAATTTTTATTCTCCAAAGACTTTTCCCTGTCTCTAAATCTATTTGATCAATATTGTTTTTTGAAATGCCATAAATTCGAGAACCAATCTGTATAGAGTGGTAAGGAATGTCTGATTCTGCTCGCCAAAGTAAAACCTTGTTATCCGCATTTATGCGTACTATCGAACTTCCATAGTTTAATACAATCGTTCCGTTTACATAAATGGGAGAGGAAACTAATACATCGGAAAGAGGATAATTTTGAATTACCACTCGATTATCAGAATATTTCAAAACTGACTCTGTCATTTTACTTCCATAACTGGAATTAGGATAATTTTCTACGATTTCTTTTTTTAGAGATTGTATCAGCGATATAGATTCGGATTTTGGATTAGTCTTCTGTATTTCTTCTAGGATTTTAATATAAGCAAAAATAGCTGTAGGACTTCTTTCTAATTTAAGGCTACTCTTAATATACTTTTCAGCCAAATCTAATTTCTTTTGTTCGAAATAAATATAACTCAAATGATAATATGGATCAACAAAATTAGGATACTTGATTGATAAATCTAAGAACACTTCCTCTGCCTCTTTGTAAGAATGATCATTGTATAGAATCATTCCTAAATTATACGAAGCGATTTCTAAATTAGGTTGAAGAGAAAGCGCATAATAAAAATCATCTCTAGCTCTTTCTCTTTTTCCGAGTTTATAGTTTGTTATCCCCCGCGCAATATAATAAGAAGGATCATCTCGTTTCAAAACAATGGCTTTATCGAAATTATTTAGTGCTAATTTTCTATCTTTCGGTAAATAAAGTAATCCAAGTTGGTAATGACTAACGTAAGAATTTGGTTTCTTTTCGAGTATGTATTGAAAACCATCTATGGCAAATTTAAGATTTTCTAATTTTACATATAATCCAGCAATTGTCTCGAGACTAATTATATTTTCATTTTTTGCTGCCTGTATCCATTCCCTTTTCAAAAATAGTAAACACTGTTCTTTTTTTCCGGACTCCCAATAAGAATCAAATTCATTTAAAATTCGAGTATCAACTAACTTTTCTGATTTTTTCTCCGAAATTTTATTCGAACTTTTTTTGTTGAATGGCTCTTTTTTTTCAGATTTTAATTGGTTAAGGTTAACAAGTGTTTTGCGTATTTTTTCATCTTTTGGGTTTATTTCATTAATTTCTTCAAATTCTC contains these protein-coding regions:
- a CDS encoding tetratricopeptide repeat protein, whose product is MYRMILKLSIVVIISFFIDCNSMSGFLIGAKEEFATSRLEVQNNSAKVKNLLSEGNELYHKNKIQESIEVYKKANSIKQTEDGYYLLGLSYIKQDELTKADEVLNLGLSLNPLNEKILSTQALVKTSLGENENALTIYEKLRKNYPKNGQYTFKYALELKSLKKWDESYAEFKKIKEENFTNKSQIYLHLGDVCFERKEYSIADEYFAKAKLADSKIDIIELKKKIKLTQSLEKGDEFFRIKNYPKAIQNYLNVLEINSQSVPILTKLGNTYFLNGDLDRAKEYLQKSQELENNNLDVYLTLSSIYSQKGNLENALLVLRKGITHFPNDSDLFYQMGLIYKKMGNTELALVTFIESKYKNPEHLLNRNSLAQTLLEEKLFLEARREFEEINEINPKDEKIRKTLVNLNQLKSEKKEPFNKKSSNKISEKKSEKLVDTRILNEFDSYWESGKKEQCLLFLKREWIQAAKNENIISLETIAGLYVKLENLKFAIDGFQYILEKKPNSYVSHYQLGLLYLPKDRKLALNNFDKAIVLKRDDPSYYIARGITNYKLGKRERARDDFYYALSLQPNLEIASYNLGMILYNDHSYKEAEEVFLDLSIKYPNFVDPYYHLSYIYFEQKKLDLAEKYIKSSLKLERSPTAIFAYIKILEEIQKTNPKSESISLIQSLKKEIVENYPNSSYGSKMTESVLKYSDNRVVIQNYPLSDVLVSSPIYVNGTIVLNYGSSIVRINADNKVLLWRAESDIPYHSIQIGSRIYGISKNNIDQIDLETGKSLWRIKIDSDLIGKIELGEFIFVSGIRSGQEILYSYSIEGELQNKLKLESGDKWTVTKTGKIFLFRDTTDGMTWKILNSELKQETDSFTLIGENKGKIVFLGNTSNCYIQRDDRVYRFEANGKFYRSPKLDLKKSIMYVEKDSLYLKTGNTNYKFNKDLSSFLPLEENDTLKSKDLFFFQEGILTKKDESGKILWSENILDRSGKSKIAVFSVYYRE